A genomic stretch from Hoplias malabaricus isolate fHopMal1 chromosome 4, fHopMal1.hap1, whole genome shotgun sequence includes:
- the LOC136695611 gene encoding H-2 class I histocompatibility antigen, alpha chain-like isoform X3, protein MFLFILLCNLVLTQDVDSTRDKHTMFYLFIVQSEDSSHNIYQFSEETLLDDTQTDSYSSRDGIRTPKQSWMKEIKDSEWRTGTDKLKYEGQWVNKVLQLQLEAFKHKASERHVLQWRISCEGEKLPDGSVSTLNCINEYGYDGEDLMSYNWTSRQWSVSVKEAQETVEKFKSEEGPDPARVCQDCVKWMGIYLQYSPQHTPTVPDVYVFAKKSQTESSRLNLTCLATGFYPKDLKMRLRIFTTSLPDHLLTSSGVRPNGDGTYQLRKSVDVQEEDTAGYDCSVSHVSFSEAVITPWGGVSNRNSSHFRPVQRKLQQEKSGVKEGVQQCVTGYSCN, encoded by the exons atgtttttatttattctgcTCTGTAATCTGGTCTTGACTCAAGATGTCGACTCGACTCGAG ataaacacactATGTTTTACCTCTTCATCGTCCAGTCTGAAGACTCCTCACACAACATCTACCAGTTCAGTGAAGAGACTCTGCTGGACGACACACAGACGGACTCCTACAGCAGTCGGGACGGTATCAGGACTCCTAAACAGAGCTGGATGAAGGAGAtaaaggacagtgagtggagaacaGGAACTGACAAGCTGAAGTATGAAGGACAGTGGGTGAACAAGGTTCTTCAGTTACAGTTGGAGGCCTTCAAACACAAAGCGTCAG AGCGTCATGTTCTTCAGTGGAGAATCAGCTGTGAGGGGGAAAAGCTTCCTGACGGCTCAGTGTCAACTTTAAACTGCATCAATGAATACGGCTACGATGGAGAAGATTTAATGTCTTATAACTGGACCTCGAGACAGTGGTCAGTCTCAGTGAAGGAGGCCCAGGAGACGGTGGAGAAGTTTAAATCTGAAGAAGGTCCAGATCCTGCTCGTGTTTGTCAGGACTGTGTGAAGTGGATGGGGatttatttacagtacagtCCTCAACACACACCCA ctgttccagatgtgtatgtgtttgcgAAGAAATCTCAGACTGAGTCCAGCAGACTGAACCTGACCTGCCTGGCCACGGGCTTCTACCCCAAAGACCTGAAGATGAGACTGAGGATATTCACCACTTCACTCCCTGATCATCTACTAACATCCTCAGGAGTCAGACCCAATGGTGATGGAACCTaccagctgaggaagagtgTGGACGTCCAGGAGGAAGATACAGCAGGATACGACTGTTCTGTTTCTCACGTCTCCTTCAGTGAAGCAGTAATTACACCATGGG GTGGAGTCAGCAACAGGAACAGCAGTCATTTCAGACCAGTACAACGTAAACTACAACAGGAGAAGAGTGGAGTAAAGGAAGGGGTTCAGCAGTGTGTCACAGGGTACTCCTGCAACTGA
- the LOC136695611 gene encoding H-2 class I histocompatibility antigen, alpha chain-like isoform X2, translated as MFYLFIVQSEDSSHNIYQFSEETLLDDTQTDSYSSRDGIRTPKQSWMKEIKDSEWRTGTDKLKYEGQWVNKVLQLQLEAFKHKASERHVLQWRISCEGEKLPDGSVSTLNCINEYGYDGEDLMSYNWTSRQWSVSVKEAQETVEKFKSEEGPDPARVCQDCVKWMGIYLQYSPQHTPTVPDVYVFAKKSQTESSRLNLTCLATGFYPKDLKMRLRIFTTSLPDHLLTSSGVRPNGDGTYQLRKSVDVQEEDTAGYDCSVSHVSFSEAVITPWDGSCSHCRDRRVTVAIVVVILLVLLGAVVFIFLWKKYKTVQGRSGSRAYLESLGSRQEHTLGEAPVLHSVTGGVSNRNSSHFRPVQRKLQQEKSGVKEGVQQCVTGYSCN; from the exons ATGTTTTACCTCTTCATCGTCCAGTCTGAAGACTCCTCACACAACATCTACCAGTTCAGTGAAGAGACTCTGCTGGACGACACACAGACGGACTCCTACAGCAGTCGGGACGGTATCAGGACTCCTAAACAGAGCTGGATGAAGGAGAtaaaggacagtgagtggagaacaGGAACTGACAAGCTGAAGTATGAAGGACAGTGGGTGAACAAGGTTCTTCAGTTACAGTTGGAGGCCTTCAAACACAAAGCGTCAG AGCGTCATGTTCTTCAGTGGAGAATCAGCTGTGAGGGGGAAAAGCTTCCTGACGGCTCAGTGTCAACTTTAAACTGCATCAATGAATACGGCTACGATGGAGAAGATTTAATGTCTTATAACTGGACCTCGAGACAGTGGTCAGTCTCAGTGAAGGAGGCCCAGGAGACGGTGGAGAAGTTTAAATCTGAAGAAGGTCCAGATCCTGCTCGTGTTTGTCAGGACTGTGTGAAGTGGATGGGGatttatttacagtacagtCCTCAACACACACCCA ctgttccagatgtgtatgtgtttgcgAAGAAATCTCAGACTGAGTCCAGCAGACTGAACCTGACCTGCCTGGCCACGGGCTTCTACCCCAAAGACCTGAAGATGAGACTGAGGATATTCACCACTTCACTCCCTGATCATCTACTAACATCCTCAGGAGTCAGACCCAATGGTGATGGAACCTaccagctgaggaagagtgTGGACGTCCAGGAGGAAGATACAGCAGGATACGACTGTTCTGTTTCTCACGTCTCCTTCAGTGAAGCAGTAATTACACCATGGG ACGGAAGCTGCTCCCACTGCAGGGACAGAAGAGTGACTGTAGCGATTGTAGTTGTGATCTTACTGGTTTTACTGGGTGCAGTcgtctttatttttctttggaaaaaATATAAGACTG ttcagggtcgaagtgggtccagagcctacctggaatcattgggcagtaggcaggaacacaccctgggggaggcgccagtccttcacagtgtaacAG GTGGAGTCAGCAACAGGAACAGCAGTCATTTCAGACCAGTACAACGTAAACTACAACAGGAGAAGAGTGGAGTAAAGGAAGGGGTTCAGCAGTGTGTCACAGGGTACTCCTGCAACTGA
- the LOC136695611 gene encoding H-2 class I histocompatibility antigen, alpha chain-like isoform X1, with the protein MFLFILLCNLVLTQDVDSTRDKHTMFYLFIVQSEDSSHNIYQFSEETLLDDTQTDSYSSRDGIRTPKQSWMKEIKDSEWRTGTDKLKYEGQWVNKVLQLQLEAFKHKASERHVLQWRISCEGEKLPDGSVSTLNCINEYGYDGEDLMSYNWTSRQWSVSVKEAQETVEKFKSEEGPDPARVCQDCVKWMGIYLQYSPQHTPTVPDVYVFAKKSQTESSRLNLTCLATGFYPKDLKMRLRIFTTSLPDHLLTSSGVRPNGDGTYQLRKSVDVQEEDTAGYDCSVSHVSFSEAVITPWDGSCSHCRDRRVTVAIVVVILLVLLGAVVFIFLWKKYKTVQGRSGSRAYLESLGSRQEHTLGEAPVLHSVTGGVSNRNSSHFRPVQRKLQQEKSGVKEGVQQCVTGYSCN; encoded by the exons atgtttttatttattctgcTCTGTAATCTGGTCTTGACTCAAGATGTCGACTCGACTCGAG ataaacacactATGTTTTACCTCTTCATCGTCCAGTCTGAAGACTCCTCACACAACATCTACCAGTTCAGTGAAGAGACTCTGCTGGACGACACACAGACGGACTCCTACAGCAGTCGGGACGGTATCAGGACTCCTAAACAGAGCTGGATGAAGGAGAtaaaggacagtgagtggagaacaGGAACTGACAAGCTGAAGTATGAAGGACAGTGGGTGAACAAGGTTCTTCAGTTACAGTTGGAGGCCTTCAAACACAAAGCGTCAG AGCGTCATGTTCTTCAGTGGAGAATCAGCTGTGAGGGGGAAAAGCTTCCTGACGGCTCAGTGTCAACTTTAAACTGCATCAATGAATACGGCTACGATGGAGAAGATTTAATGTCTTATAACTGGACCTCGAGACAGTGGTCAGTCTCAGTGAAGGAGGCCCAGGAGACGGTGGAGAAGTTTAAATCTGAAGAAGGTCCAGATCCTGCTCGTGTTTGTCAGGACTGTGTGAAGTGGATGGGGatttatttacagtacagtCCTCAACACACACCCA ctgttccagatgtgtatgtgtttgcgAAGAAATCTCAGACTGAGTCCAGCAGACTGAACCTGACCTGCCTGGCCACGGGCTTCTACCCCAAAGACCTGAAGATGAGACTGAGGATATTCACCACTTCACTCCCTGATCATCTACTAACATCCTCAGGAGTCAGACCCAATGGTGATGGAACCTaccagctgaggaagagtgTGGACGTCCAGGAGGAAGATACAGCAGGATACGACTGTTCTGTTTCTCACGTCTCCTTCAGTGAAGCAGTAATTACACCATGGG ACGGAAGCTGCTCCCACTGCAGGGACAGAAGAGTGACTGTAGCGATTGTAGTTGTGATCTTACTGGTTTTACTGGGTGCAGTcgtctttatttttctttggaaaaaATATAAGACTG ttcagggtcgaagtgggtccagagcctacctggaatcattgggcagtaggcaggaacacaccctgggggaggcgccagtccttcacagtgtaacAG GTGGAGTCAGCAACAGGAACAGCAGTCATTTCAGACCAGTACAACGTAAACTACAACAGGAGAAGAGTGGAGTAAAGGAAGGGGTTCAGCAGTGTGTCACAGGGTACTCCTGCAACTGA